A single region of the Arthrobacter sp. PAMC25564 genome encodes:
- a CDS encoding flavin reductase: MTTGTLGAPSETGVPAPEIADGKFRQVLGQYPTGVVVVTALDPDGTALGMTVGTFSAVSLDPKLVAFMPQKTSSSWAAIRAAGDRFCANIIGEQQENVCRQVATRKVDKLDGIPWRLSDAGTPVIEGSVAYVDCVIVAVHDAGDHEIVIGRVLDLDVVSQANPLLFFRGGYGSFLPGSLAAGDADLFEQLRLVDLARPHMESLAASCDTEVTAISLVRDELVLTAAAGHAKTAQAPTRVGQRVPFMPPLGGVFAAWGSEQLQERWISRLGAEATPAELLRHRSAPERIRARGYSIALGHTRGERLESLSTRLNLRDPAVSAETLHRGIREVSDAYNTGPLSDTEGHELRSLSAPVFGADGRVVLTLTLWGPPGTVSTAEIDELAQRLIGTAAAATTAVGGVFPRALFPAVAG, from the coding sequence ATGACTACAGGCACTCTTGGCGCCCCAAGCGAAACCGGCGTTCCCGCGCCTGAAATTGCCGACGGAAAGTTCCGCCAGGTACTCGGCCAATATCCCACCGGGGTGGTGGTGGTGACAGCGCTGGACCCGGACGGCACCGCCCTCGGCATGACGGTGGGCACCTTCAGCGCGGTCTCGCTCGACCCGAAGCTGGTCGCCTTTATGCCGCAGAAGACGTCCTCCTCCTGGGCCGCCATCCGCGCGGCCGGTGACCGATTCTGCGCAAACATCATCGGCGAGCAGCAGGAGAACGTCTGCCGCCAGGTGGCCACGCGCAAGGTGGACAAGCTCGACGGCATCCCGTGGCGCCTCTCCGACGCGGGCACCCCGGTGATCGAGGGCAGCGTCGCCTACGTCGACTGCGTGATCGTTGCCGTGCACGACGCCGGGGATCACGAGATCGTCATCGGCCGGGTCCTGGACCTGGACGTCGTAAGCCAGGCCAACCCCTTGCTGTTCTTCCGCGGCGGCTACGGGTCCTTCCTCCCCGGCTCGCTGGCCGCCGGGGACGCGGACCTGTTCGAGCAGCTGCGCCTGGTCGACCTGGCCCGCCCGCATATGGAGTCGCTTGCCGCCAGTTGCGACACCGAGGTGACGGCGATTTCGCTGGTGCGCGACGAACTGGTGCTCACCGCGGCGGCCGGCCACGCGAAAACCGCCCAGGCGCCCACCCGCGTGGGCCAGCGCGTTCCGTTCATGCCCCCGCTGGGAGGCGTGTTCGCGGCGTGGGGAAGCGAACAGCTGCAGGAACGGTGGATCAGCCGGCTCGGGGCGGAGGCCACGCCGGCCGAGCTCCTCCGGCACCGCTCGGCGCCGGAGCGGATCCGTGCCCGCGGCTACAGCATCGCCCTTGGTCACACCCGCGGCGAACGGCTCGAGTCGCTGTCGACGCGGCTGAACCTGCGGGACCCTGCCGTCTCGGCGGAGACCCTGCACCGCGGCATCCGGGAGGTGAGCGACGCCTACAACACGGGCCCGCTCTCCGACACCGAGGGGCACGAACTGAGGTCCCTCTCCGCGCCGGTGTTCGGTGCGGATGGCCGGGTCGTGCTCACCCTCACCCTGTGGGGGCCGCCCGGAACCGTCTCCACGGCCGAGATCGACGAACTCGCGCAGCGCCTGATCGGCACCGCCGCGGCGGCGACGACGGCGGTCGGCGGGGTCTTCCCCCGCGCGCTGTTCCCGGCTGTGGCCGGATGA
- the tcuA gene encoding FAD-dependent tricarballylate dehydrogenase TcuA has product MNRADADVIVVGAGNAGFAAALAAAERGQRVLLLEKAPPGAAGGNSYYTAGATRIAHDGLADLLPVLEHDSRLADTTVPPYPAQEYFDDITKLSGGRNDPERTAVLVDESHPTLSWLHSLGMRYELLYDRQCYPQPGGGHLFWGGLHLGNVGGGVGMIEDYTRIATAMGVEIRYGQHVTGLVMDDGAVAGVTVGAGPERQNLHAGSVILAAGGFHANPQWLVENFGAGWENAVVRGTPYSTGDMIAAALAVGAARDGDWSTAHAVQLDAHYPENSSNRELTNRLARLSYPMGIVVNREGRRFLDEGADFRNYTYSRYGKEVLRQPGGIAFQLYDSTTRPTLRPDQYDMPGISVETAETLEELALAIGIDPAALRRTVDEFNASITSDAVFDPTVKDGRVAAVQPPKSNWAVPLETGPFYAYPVSCGITFTYGGVKSDAHGRVLDEAGDPIPGLFVTGEMLGGIYWGGYPGGAGLALGAVFGRRAGTLA; this is encoded by the coding sequence ATGAACCGGGCCGATGCCGACGTCATCGTGGTCGGGGCGGGCAATGCAGGGTTCGCGGCCGCCCTGGCCGCCGCCGAACGCGGCCAACGTGTGCTGCTGCTGGAGAAGGCGCCGCCAGGCGCCGCCGGCGGGAACAGCTACTACACCGCCGGCGCGACACGGATCGCCCACGACGGGCTCGCCGACCTGCTGCCGGTTCTCGAGCATGATTCCCGCCTCGCCGACACCACCGTCCCGCCCTATCCGGCGCAGGAGTACTTCGACGACATCACCAAGCTGAGCGGCGGCCGGAATGATCCGGAACGCACCGCCGTGCTCGTCGACGAAAGCCACCCCACGCTGAGCTGGCTGCACTCCCTCGGCATGAGGTACGAGCTGCTCTACGACCGCCAGTGCTACCCGCAACCAGGCGGCGGCCACCTCTTCTGGGGCGGCCTGCACCTGGGCAACGTCGGCGGCGGCGTGGGCATGATCGAGGACTACACCCGCATCGCCACCGCGATGGGCGTCGAGATCCGGTATGGGCAGCACGTCACCGGACTGGTCATGGACGACGGCGCCGTGGCCGGGGTCACGGTCGGTGCCGGCCCGGAGCGGCAGAACCTCCACGCCGGCTCGGTCATCCTGGCCGCCGGCGGATTCCACGCCAACCCGCAGTGGCTGGTGGAGAATTTCGGGGCGGGCTGGGAAAACGCCGTCGTGCGCGGTACCCCCTACAGCACGGGCGACATGATCGCCGCCGCGCTCGCCGTGGGCGCGGCGCGCGACGGGGACTGGTCCACGGCGCACGCCGTGCAACTGGACGCCCACTACCCGGAGAATTCGAGCAATCGCGAGCTCACCAACCGGCTGGCGCGGCTGAGCTACCCGATGGGCATCGTGGTCAATCGCGAGGGCCGGCGGTTCCTGGACGAGGGTGCCGACTTCCGCAACTACACCTACTCCCGCTACGGCAAGGAGGTGCTGCGGCAACCCGGCGGCATCGCCTTCCAGCTCTATGACTCCACCACCCGGCCGACGCTCCGGCCCGACCAGTACGACATGCCCGGCATCTCGGTGGAGACGGCGGAAACCCTGGAGGAGCTCGCGCTGGCGATCGGGATCGACCCGGCGGCGCTCCGCCGCACCGTCGACGAGTTCAACGCCTCGATCACCTCGGATGCCGTTTTTGATCCGACCGTCAAGGACGGCCGCGTCGCCGCGGTCCAGCCGCCCAAGAGCAACTGGGCTGTTCCGTTGGAGACCGGCCCGTTCTACGCGTATCCGGTCAGCTGCGGCATCACCTTCACCTACGGCGGCGTGAAGTCGGATGCCCACGGCCGCGTCCTCGACGAGGCCGGCGACCCGATCCCGGGGCTCTTCGTTACCGGCGAGATGCTAGGCGGCATCTACTGGGGCGGTTACCCCGGCGGTGCCGGCCTCGCCCTCGGTGCCGTCTTCGGGCGCCGCGCCGGAACCCTCGCCTGA
- a CDS encoding isochorismatase family cysteine hydrolase — protein MTTAPRTALLMLDYQLALCSQGPLGRAAPLAAQVAERGVVGKAQAVLAAARAAGLFIVHVRLAFDETYLLRTNRLARFDGYPNGRAMLRDSPEAAIIDELAPEAGEPVFDKGCVDPFVGSPLLHVLHAEGIRDIIIGGVATNLVVESTARHASDAGLQVTIVEDMCASFNPAAHDFSFANIMPMFGTVATSSDTVARLGSMADEPVGVR, from the coding sequence ATGACCACCGCACCCCGCACCGCCCTCCTTATGCTCGACTACCAGCTTGCCCTGTGCTCGCAGGGGCCGCTCGGGCGGGCCGCCCCGCTCGCGGCGCAGGTCGCCGAGCGCGGCGTGGTCGGGAAGGCACAGGCCGTGCTCGCCGCCGCACGCGCCGCCGGATTGTTCATCGTGCACGTGCGCCTGGCCTTCGACGAGACCTATCTGCTCCGGACCAACCGGTTGGCCCGGTTCGACGGCTACCCCAACGGCCGCGCCATGCTGCGCGACTCGCCGGAGGCCGCGATCATCGACGAACTGGCACCCGAGGCGGGTGAACCCGTCTTCGACAAGGGCTGCGTTGACCCGTTTGTCGGCTCCCCGCTGCTGCACGTGCTGCACGCCGAAGGCATCCGCGACATCATCATTGGCGGCGTGGCCACCAACCTCGTCGTCGAATCGACGGCACGGCACGCGTCCGACGCCGGCCTGCAGGTCACGATCGTGGAAGACATGTGCGCGTCCTTCAATCCGGCCGCCCACGACTTCTCCTTCGCCAACATCATGCCGATGTTCGGAACGGTCGCGACCTCGTCCGACACCGTTGCCCGGCTCGGCTCCATGGCAGATGAACCGGTAGGTGTGCGGTGA
- a CDS encoding aspartate/glutamate racemase family protein, with product MTTRIWHQSFTVLDDVPHYRDALARHLGALAGEGVTVDFHGMQPGTYPSDYPGTHIGYGYLSGLHKEQFVSAALQAEDEGYDAFLIATIPDTGYEEIRSLVDIPVIALGQTSVLMAAQLGDCVGIVNFIAALEPQLRRNMRNYGLDRVVGPISQVAAEFTDVMAAYASPAGLIEAFEAAARRVIARGANVIVPGEGPLNVFLADQGISRVDDVPVIDSLGTLLSVAELRAAQYRRSGLKPARSGFHYAQPPRPLLDAARRWYGITDALGARISSDIS from the coding sequence GTGACCACGCGCATCTGGCACCAGAGCTTCACCGTCCTGGACGATGTGCCGCACTACCGCGACGCCCTGGCCCGCCACCTGGGGGCACTGGCCGGGGAAGGGGTCACGGTCGACTTCCATGGGATGCAGCCGGGCACCTACCCCTCCGACTATCCGGGAACGCACATCGGCTACGGCTACCTCAGCGGCCTGCACAAGGAACAGTTTGTCTCCGCGGCACTCCAGGCGGAGGACGAAGGCTACGATGCCTTCCTCATCGCGACCATCCCGGACACCGGGTACGAGGAGATCCGCTCGCTCGTCGACATCCCGGTCATCGCCCTCGGGCAGACCTCGGTGCTGATGGCAGCGCAGCTGGGCGACTGCGTGGGAATCGTCAACTTCATCGCCGCCCTTGAACCGCAGTTGCGCCGTAACATGCGCAACTACGGCCTGGACCGTGTGGTCGGCCCGATCAGCCAGGTCGCCGCCGAGTTCACCGATGTGATGGCCGCGTACGCCTCGCCGGCCGGCCTGATCGAGGCGTTCGAGGCCGCCGCGCGGCGGGTGATCGCCCGGGGTGCCAACGTGATCGTGCCCGGCGAGGGGCCGCTGAATGTCTTTCTCGCCGACCAGGGCATCTCCCGGGTCGACGACGTTCCGGTGATCGATTCGCTCGGCACCCTCCTGTCCGTGGCCGAACTGCGGGCGGCCCAGTACCGCCGCAGCGGGCTGAAGCCGGCCCGGTCCGGGTTCCACTACGCGCAGCCGCCCCGGCCGCTGCTGGATGCCGCGCGCCGGTGGTATGGCATCACTGACGCCCTGGGCGCCCGCATTTCCTCAGACATTTCCTGA
- a CDS encoding SDR family oxidoreductase encodes MSGLFDLTGKVALVVGAGAGGLGERIAAALADQGASLALADRAERAADLAATALRCGTGVSTSFCDVTDEAQISALFDAVISAHGRVDILVNAAGVMLRKAYDETSLDEFQRVIGVNLTGTWLLNREAGRRMSPQGSGKIVNLSTVYAERVGPVPESAYYASKAGIANVTRALASELGPHGITVNCVAPGVFYPTQMTAALSESPDQLDWFARRTMLGRLGDPEQDIAGPVVLLASAASAYMTGQVIYVDGGWSAW; translated from the coding sequence ATGAGCGGGCTGTTCGACCTCACCGGCAAGGTCGCGCTCGTCGTCGGCGCGGGCGCCGGCGGCCTGGGCGAACGCATCGCGGCCGCCCTCGCCGACCAGGGCGCCTCACTGGCCCTCGCCGACCGCGCCGAGCGCGCAGCGGACCTGGCTGCCACGGCCCTCCGGTGCGGCACCGGAGTCTCCACCAGCTTCTGCGACGTCACCGACGAAGCCCAGATCAGCGCACTTTTCGACGCCGTCATCTCCGCCCACGGGCGCGTGGACATCCTCGTCAACGCGGCCGGCGTGATGCTGCGGAAAGCCTACGACGAGACCAGCCTCGACGAATTCCAGCGGGTCATCGGCGTGAACCTCACCGGAACCTGGCTCCTCAATCGCGAGGCCGGGCGGCGGATGAGTCCGCAGGGCTCCGGGAAGATCGTCAACCTCTCCACTGTGTACGCCGAACGGGTCGGGCCGGTCCCGGAGTCCGCGTACTACGCCTCCAAGGCCGGCATCGCCAACGTCACCCGGGCGCTGGCCTCCGAACTCGGCCCGCACGGGATCACCGTGAACTGCGTCGCCCCCGGCGTCTTCTACCCCACCCAGATGACGGCGGCACTCTCCGAGAGCCCCGACCAGCTGGACTGGTTTGCCCGGCGCACCATGCTCGGACGGCTGGGCGACCCGGAGCAGGATATCGCCGGGCCGGTCGTCTTACTGGCTTCGGCGGCATCCGCCTACATGACCGGCCAGGTCATCTATGTCGACGGCGGCTGGTCCGCCTGGTAA